A single Pedobacter sp. PACM 27299 DNA region contains:
- a CDS encoding glycosyltransferase family 2 protein: MNPKISIITVNYNDKAGLQKTIKSVAEQSFKDFEFFVMDGGSTDGSKELLEENPALFTRWLSEPDRGIYHAMNKGIKMAKGEYLLFLNSGDSLYHSEVLAQVDQEITGEHGIYYGDIIYDEISKQTVRTFPDRLTFGFFYEHNLSHQASFIKRTLFGEFFYYNESFKIVSDWEFFIYAICKKDVPYQHINSILTNYDATGLSSNVDNHVMMRKEREVTLEKYFAAFKDDYIFFPELQQKRMKQFLILKQNKVAWRVLKMVMSAIQFFLPKKKG; the protein is encoded by the coding sequence ATGAATCCAAAAATCTCCATAATTACTGTCAATTACAACGATAAAGCTGGACTTCAAAAAACCATAAAAAGCGTTGCCGAGCAATCTTTCAAAGATTTTGAGTTCTTCGTGATGGATGGCGGCAGTACAGATGGCAGCAAAGAGTTACTGGAAGAAAATCCGGCTTTATTTACCCGATGGTTATCGGAACCAGACCGCGGCATTTACCATGCGATGAATAAAGGCATCAAAATGGCGAAAGGCGAATACCTGTTGTTTTTAAACAGCGGCGACAGTTTATACCATTCGGAAGTACTGGCACAGGTAGACCAGGAAATTACCGGGGAACATGGTATCTATTATGGCGATATTATTTATGATGAAATCAGCAAACAGACCGTCAGGACTTTTCCCGATCGATTAACATTCGGCTTCTTTTACGAGCATAACCTCTCTCATCAGGCCAGCTTTATCAAAAGAACACTTTTTGGTGAATTTTTCTATTACAATGAATCCTTTAAAATTGTGTCCGACTGGGAGTTTTTTATCTATGCGATTTGCAAAAAAGATGTTCCATATCAACATATCAACAGTATACTCACTAATTACGATGCTACCGGCCTCTCTTCCAATGTAGACAACCATGTCATGATGAGGAAAGAAAGAGAAGTGACACTGGAAAAATATTTTGCTGCATTTAAAGATGATTATATTTTCTTTCCAGAGCTGCAGCAAAAAAGAATGAAGCAGTTTTTAATTCTGAAACAAAACAAAGTAGCCTGGAGAGTCTTAAAAATGGTCATGAGTGCCATACAGTTCTTCCTGCCCAAAAAGAAAGGATAA